The following DNA comes from Rosa rugosa chromosome 5, drRosRugo1.1, whole genome shotgun sequence.
GCCTCTGCATTAATATTCTTATCATCTACATGTAATGTCACAATGGGAGCGTTGGCTTCTTTCCAAGGTCCATGAAGCATATTCCTATCAAtattacacaaaacaaaaacaaaattcctCCAAATAATCAAACACCAAGATTCTGATACTAAATCAAACTAAACCAGAGCAGAATTGGAGATGGCAAGGGCATTTCGGGAAATAATACCTGAAGTAGGGGCTGCGGGAGAGGATGAGGCGGTGGAGGTGGTAGGTGGAGCCCATGGCGTGGACGAGGACGTCGGAGAAGGCGCCGGAGTTGAAGCCTTCGGTCTGGATGTGGTCGCAGAGGGAGGTGAGGTTGCAGTCGAGGGCGCGGAGCTCGCCGCTGCTGCGGTCGTTGTCGgagtgctgctgctgctgctgctgctgcgaGGGCTGAATCGTCATTTTCATCTGCGGCCCGAAGCACCGCGTCGcttggttgtggtggtggttgtTAGCGTAGTTAGCTTCCATTTTTGCCCtcgctttcttcttcttcctcttcttctcttgttTGGGTTTCGATCAAGATTTTCATGAGTCACTACTGAGAGTGATGGTGGAGATCAGAGCCATTAATGTTGAAAAATTCTGTTTACTTCAGGACCAGTTGGTACGGGAACCGCCTTGGGGGAAAAAGTGGATGCGGGGCTTGGGTAATACCCGGCCCGACCCGAACCGATTTCTTTTTAATTCGTGTGGGTAATACGACAGCGTTTCAAAGTCATCGTCTTTCTTCTTTGGAACTATTAACTAAACTCTTATCACTCTGAGGCAGACTGgttaaaaccctaaacccaccATTGCTCTTCGCGTCAGGATTGTCTGGTATGTGAAGTTTTTAATTTGTAAATATATTTCGAACAATTATCTAGCTAGGGTATAGTTTTATGAGTCGAAAAGAttagaaatttgtttttttttgtgcaaTCAAAACTCTTAGCTCAGTCGCTCAAGTATGaatttttttacattttcttataATTTCTTGTCAAAGATGATGAGGAATTGAGTGAAGGTTAATTGGGTATGAATTAGAAATAGCCACCAATCTGAATTTTGTCTTTGATTTTTGAAATGGTGCATTTGCCATTGCagtggttttgttttgtgtgttaTCTTCTTCCTCTGGACATTTTATAGTTCATATTCTATTCATGGTTTGCctttcttttggtttttgtgttCACTGCTTGTGCCTAAATGTATAACAACAACTTAAAAGGGAGTGGCTTGCTGTGTGTTACTTCAGTAGCTTTTCTATGACTTGGCTGATTTATTTTGATTCTCAATGTagatttggaaagaaaaaaggGCATAGTATCAGATTGGGCATGAATTGGTGAAGATGCTCCTAAGAAAACAAGGTAACTTTGACATGTAGAGACGCTTTCTGTTCTGTGTAGTGAACTATTTCGGTATTACCTAGATCATAATAAAATGCTCTCAAGTTTCTTTGTGTTTTCATGATCTTCGTCTTACTGATTCTGATGACAtttatgacatttttttttaatgtaggAATACGTCATTTAGACGGATTCTGTAGCATTTACAATTTTTCTAAGAGGTTTTCATCCTCGCCAAATGGGCCTTCTtctggacttgatgggaaagttGATTCCTCTGACGGTGGGGTTAATTGTGTTAACCCGAGGAAAGTGGAGGGTGTGAGACAAGTGGTGGATGGTGTGTGCCAAGCCCTGGAGGGTGGTCCTTGGGGACCTGCCCTTGAGAATGCTCTATCTGCGCTTGACGAAAAACCTCAGTCCGACTTAGTTATTGGAGTCTTAAGGAGGCTGAAAGATGTCGGTCAAGCAATTAATTATTTTCGGTGGTGTGAGAAACAAACTGAGCAAGCACACTGTCCAGAAGTGTACAATTCACTTCTCCTGGTCATGGCCAGGAGTAGGAATTTTAATAGCTTGGAACAAGTTCTGGAAGAAATGAGTATTGCAGGAATTAGTCCATCAAATAATGCATGTGTTGAGTTAGTTGTGAGCTGTGTCAGGTCACAGAAACTGGGAGAAGCTTTTAATCTACTGCAAACCATGAGGAAGTTCAAATTCCGCCCAGCATTTTCAGCCTATTCAACTCTGATTGGAGCTCTGTCGACAATTCCTGAACCTGATCGAATGCTGACTCTCTTTCATCAAATGCAGGAGCTAGGTTATGAAGTCACCGTGCATTTATTTACAACTCTTATTCGTGTATTTGCCAAGGAAGGTCGAGTTGACGCTGCCCTCTCCTTGTTGGATGAGATGAAGAGCAACTTTTGTGATGCAGATATTGTTCTTTATAATGTGTGTATAGACTGCTTTGGCAAGATGGGTAAGGTGGATATGGCCTGGAAATTCTTTCATGAAATGAGAATGAACGGCTTGATGCCTGATGATGTGACATATACTAGCATGATAGGTGTTCTCTGCAAAGCTGAGAAACTAGACGAAGCTGTTAAGGTGTTTGAGGAGATGGATGCCAACAGGAAAGTACCTTGTGTGTATGCTTATAACACCATGATCATGGGCTATGGCTCTGCTGGAAAGTTCGATGAAGCATACAGCTTATTTGAGAGGCAAAAAAGAAAGGGGTGCATTCCGAGTGTAATTGCATATAATTGTGTTCTCACTTGCCTGGGGAAGAAGGGGAGATCTGAAGAAGCGTTGAGGGTTTTTAATGAGATGAAGACAGATGCAGCACCCAATATTTCAACATATAACATTTTAATAGACATGCTTTGCAAGGCAGGTAATGTTGAGGCTGCTCTGCGGGTTCAGGATGATATGAGAGAAGCTGGCTTATATCCTAATGTGATGACTGTAAACATAATGATTGATCGACTCTGTAAAGCACAGAAACTTGATGAAGCATGTTCTATATATGAAGGAATGGATCATAAAGTTTGCATGCCAGATGCAGTCACATTTTGTTCTCTTATAGATGGCTTGGGAAGACGTGGAAGAGTGAATGATGCCTATAGACTTCATGAAAAAATGCTAGATTCTGATCAGATTCCAAATGCTATAGCATACACATCTCTCATCAGGAACTTCTTCAAGTGTGGCAGGAAGGAGGATGGTCACAAAATATACAAAGAAATGGTGCGCAGGGGCTGCTCTCCTGACTTGATGCTCCTTAATACCTACATGGATTGTGTTTTCAAAGCTGGTGAAACAGACAAAGGTAGATCTTTGTTTGAGGAGATTAAGGCTCAAGGATTCATCCCTGATGTGAGGAGCTATTCAATCTTAATTCATGGCCTTGTCAAAGCAGGTTTTGCACATGAAACCTATAAATTATTTCATGCAATGAAAGAACAGGGTTGTGAATTGGACACTCGAGCTTACAATGCCGTCATTGATGGATTCTGCAAATGTGGAAAGGTGAATAAAGCATATCAGCTGCTGGAGGAAATGAAAACTAAGGGTCAGCAACCCACTGTTGTAACCTATGGTTCTTTGATTGATGGGCTTGCCAAGATTGATAGACTTGATGAAGCGTACATGCTTTTTGAAGAAGCAAAGTCGAAAGGAGTAGAATTGAATGTAGTTGTTTATAGTAGTCTTGTCGATGGATTTGGGAAGGTGGGGAGAATTGATGAAGCATATCTAATCATGGAAGAGTTGATGCAAAAAGGTTTGACACCTAACGTGTACACGTATAATTCCTTGCTCGATGCACTTGTGAAAGCTGGCGAAATTGATGAAGCCATTTTATGCTTTCAATCCATGAAGGATTTGAACTGTACACCCAACAGTTTTACTTATAATATTCTCATAAATGGTCTTTGTCGAGTTAGAAAATTCAACAAGGCTTTTGTATACTggcaagaaatgaagaaacaggGATTAAATCCCAACACAGTCACCTACTGTACCATGATCTCTGGACTTGCAAAAGCTGGGAACATAAGGGATGCTACTGGGCTTTTTGAAAGGTTTAAGGCTAGTGGTGGTATTCCAGATTCTGCTTGTTATAATGCTATGATAGAAGGTTTAAGCAGTGGAGATAAGGCAATGGAAGCATATGCACTTTTTGAGGAAACTCGGCGGAAAGGCTGTAGTATTAATACCAAGACATGTGTTGTTTTATTGGACGCACTGCACAAGGCTGAATGCCTTGAACAGGCAGCAATAGTGGGTGCTGTACTGAGGGAAACTGCAAAGTCTCAGCATGCATCAAGATCATGGTAACACTGGATATTGTACAATTTACTGGAGGGATAGTAGTTGTGCCTCACTTAGTGGTAAAAAGGGTCTTCTCATGCCTTCATGCTGCTGAGCAAATATTAGGGAATGAGAGATATTTTGTCTGAAAAGTCTTCATCCCATCAATTCCTTAACAGATTGCAGTGACTCCCTGCAGAGGTAATTCTTTTGGATTTAAAATGGTGTTATCAAAATCATTTAACTGCACTATAACTTGCTTCGGGGATGTCATTATGTTATTTGAATGTTTCAGGCTTCTAACCTTCAGAATTTTAGGATGCTGGTGTGTCTACTGTATTTTTGCTATGCTCTATGATGTCTTTTGGCAGAAGCGCACATTATAGTTTCCTGGTTTTTCCTGCTGATGTTTGTTTGGCAGATTTTTTATTTCAACTTTATAAATCTCGAGGAAAAACAATGCGGTCTCTAGTATTGATGTTGTACCGTGAGTTCTATTGATATAATGGCTTTCCCAAGATCCTCAGATACATGTATTGACCAAACACTTATGGATGCAGGTAGACTTTCAGGTTTTCAGTTGCCGGGTGTCAAGGAATCTAAGTTCGAATTGACTATAATAACTGCAGTTGCAGCTATGCACCTAACAGCCTCAACCATTAGTGATTCCATGGACATGAGTTTGTTTCGAGAACCAGTGGTGCTTGATTACAGAGCCTTGCTAATAAGTCCGGATATTCACTCGAGAATTGCCGGTAGCAACCATGAAGTGCTCTGCAGCAAGTGTAAATGTAGAACTTCCCCCCAACCATCACAGGacaattttgtttttatatctCTTATAGGCATATACTTGAAGGGCCGGCCATCTTCTTCACCAATTTTTTTGTAATCTTTTAGCATAGATAAGTGATGTATGCTAATCTTTGTTTTTATACTCGTTAGCATAGCCAGTTTCCTTTGTCCTACTACCATGAAACAATAATCTTCAGCATCGTCACATCTTGTATTTCATACACAGCTGTTAAACCCAAGTTTTCTGCAGCTGCTACGCTATAACCATCGTGTTCTTGGACCTGTTTTTTTCCGGTACAAAGGATTCTACTCTCGAAAGTTAGATGTTCTTAGAATCTTCAATTCGACACATACCAGAGTTACAACAATGAACATAATCAGGGATATTTCTCCTTACAGAAAATCGACTTCTAACCCATCAAGATCCATCAATTTTCTTCTTGAGACGCAATATCAGAACATAAAAGTCAAGATTGACACAGATTTTAGGAGCTAAATTAAAAGTTCAAAACTTTGGAGCAATTCATTGACCTCAAAATTAATGGTAAAATCTAAACATGGTAGAGCCACCACAGTGAAAGCCATAATGCCACGCGTGACGCGTCCGCTTGGCTTTTGTAACCGTTACAAAAGGGTAGAGAAGGTCCaacggatctctctctccctctttttcaaaattcaaatctttTGAACGGTGAAGGTAACAGCAACAACATAAATTCACTTTCTTTATCTGTAATACTCTCTATCAGTCAAACCCACACCAAACCCAAACATTTTCTCCcatctctctctgttttctctctGTTCGTCTCTGATCTCATGGCAATGGCACTCAGACCCATCGACAATGCTCTCCCAATTACACCAGAAAGGCCCAAGAAGCCAACCAAAGTTGCTCTTCCGATTCAAAATCAATCTGATTTGGGCGTAAATGATGAAAACAAGGCTCCACTTCCGGCGGCAACCGCTGAAGCCACCATTGATTATATCTCCTCAGAGAATCTCAAACCCATTTCAGACCCTGATTCCAAGATTCAGGTAAGTTCAAAGTTCGgggttttcatttttctctcgaCTCATTTCCAATATTTAGAGCATACCCAATTGATGTTACaataaatttttgaatttttgaaatacCAGAGCTTGATTGAAGGACTGGATTCAAAGGATTGGACCAAAGTCTGCGAGTCTCTGAACAATGCTAGGCGTTTTGCTCTGTTTCACTCTGCTCTTTTGGTGCCTACTCTGTAagtctttctttttttggctCCTATACTATTCTCCATTTGAGATTGATGGTTTTGTTGACATGTATATGATGATTTTATGCAGAGAGAAAGTGATGGTGGTACTTGTTAAGTCTATGAAGAATCCGAGGAGTGCTCTGATCAAGACCTCCATCATGGCTTCGGCCGATTTCTTCACTGCCTTTGGTGACAGTTTGCTTGACTCCACCACCTCTGATGCATTTGACCAATTGGTGTGTATCCAATCCTGTTTTACTCTTTTCTCAATTTCGATCATCATATCGTGCTCTGATTACGGCTTGGATTGCTTGATTGCTTTTTTGCAGCTGCTGCAATTGCTGCTGAAGGCCTCACAAGACAAGAGGTTTGTTTGTGAAGAAGCAGACAAGGCGCTAAGCGCAATGGTGAAGTCCTTGACTCCTCTGCCTCTGCTTCATAGGCTTAAAGCCTATGTCACCCATGCCCACCTCAAAGTCAGAGCCAAAGCTGCCATTTCCATCTCAACTTGTGTCTCTAAGATGGTAATAATATTATGAGATCAAAATTGGTTATTGTCACTTGAAGCATATCTTTCTTCCAAAATAAATGGGATTGTTCTACTGATTTCAGGGGCTGGAAGGAATGAAAGATTATGGACTGGTTGCTCTGATTAAAATGGCTGCGGATTCGCTGAATGATAGGCTGCCTGAGGCAAGAGAAGCGGCAAGGAGTATTGTGACTTCGGTGTACAATGCCTATACTGAGAATGAAGAGGAGAAGCAGGAGATATGGCTGAGCTTTTGCGAATCTAATTTGACACCAATTCATGCTCATGCCATGGTCAAGTTTACTTCTTCTCAGTAACTTCGAGATTGCAGTGTTAAGTGGTGGTTCTGGTGGTAGTAGCCAGATATAATAGTAGAGGAGTGCTATTACCAGTTTCATATAGAAGCTGTTTTCACACATTTTAAGTGGAtggatttctttctttttaatgaATTTGTTTGTCTTGTGAAGTTTGAGTGTACTGTTTTAGTGTGCCATCAACAAATACAATCAATA
Coding sequences within:
- the LOC133709709 gene encoding pentatricopeptide repeat-containing protein At3g06920, with translation MLLRKQGIRHLDGFCSIYNFSKRFSSSPNGPSSGLDGKVDSSDGGVNCVNPRKVEGVRQVVDGVCQALEGGPWGPALENALSALDEKPQSDLVIGVLRRLKDVGQAINYFRWCEKQTEQAHCPEVYNSLLLVMARSRNFNSLEQVLEEMSIAGISPSNNACVELVVSCVRSQKLGEAFNLLQTMRKFKFRPAFSAYSTLIGALSTIPEPDRMLTLFHQMQELGYEVTVHLFTTLIRVFAKEGRVDAALSLLDEMKSNFCDADIVLYNVCIDCFGKMGKVDMAWKFFHEMRMNGLMPDDVTYTSMIGVLCKAEKLDEAVKVFEEMDANRKVPCVYAYNTMIMGYGSAGKFDEAYSLFERQKRKGCIPSVIAYNCVLTCLGKKGRSEEALRVFNEMKTDAAPNISTYNILIDMLCKAGNVEAALRVQDDMREAGLYPNVMTVNIMIDRLCKAQKLDEACSIYEGMDHKVCMPDAVTFCSLIDGLGRRGRVNDAYRLHEKMLDSDQIPNAIAYTSLIRNFFKCGRKEDGHKIYKEMVRRGCSPDLMLLNTYMDCVFKAGETDKGRSLFEEIKAQGFIPDVRSYSILIHGLVKAGFAHETYKLFHAMKEQGCELDTRAYNAVIDGFCKCGKVNKAYQLLEEMKTKGQQPTVVTYGSLIDGLAKIDRLDEAYMLFEEAKSKGVELNVVVYSSLVDGFGKVGRIDEAYLIMEELMQKGLTPNVYTYNSLLDALVKAGEIDEAILCFQSMKDLNCTPNSFTYNILINGLCRVRKFNKAFVYWQEMKKQGLNPNTVTYCTMISGLAKAGNIRDATGLFERFKASGGIPDSACYNAMIEGLSSGDKAMEAYALFEETRRKGCSINTKTCVVLLDALHKAECLEQAAIVGAVLRETAKSQHASRSW
- the LOC133709713 gene encoding uncharacterized protein LOC133709713; amino-acid sequence: MAMALRPIDNALPITPERPKKPTKVALPIQNQSDLGVNDENKAPLPAATAEATIDYISSENLKPISDPDSKIQSLIEGLDSKDWTKVCESLNNARRFALFHSALLVPTLEKVMVVLVKSMKNPRSALIKTSIMASADFFTAFGDSLLDSTTSDAFDQLLLQLLLKASQDKRFVCEEADKALSAMVKSLTPLPLLHRLKAYVTHAHLKVRAKAAISISTCVSKMGLEGMKDYGLVALIKMAADSLNDRLPEAREAARSIVTSVYNAYTENEEEKQEIWLSFCESNLTPIHAHAMVKFTSSQ